Proteins encoded in a region of the Pelmatolapia mariae isolate MD_Pm_ZW linkage group LG16_19, Pm_UMD_F_2, whole genome shotgun sequence genome:
- the LOC134646267 gene encoding nectin-4-like isoform X4 yields the protein MLLREVMSRYFPTIICRLAIISALLLTRETNTLQVIGGSVTVVQGGTAILPCQIIHTDDDLTQITWQRTTREKPHNDNFITVQPREGPRFVNGHDDRFKYIGNFNNKNGTLQLSSVALKDEGSYTCIFTLFPSGNQKTEIPLIVIVPPFTSVKDNLPTLGTEEVLFATCTAAGSKPPAEVRWLTGALGDKVRTTTNSIKYDNGTTTTVSSLFGVPMREINGHQVQCVISGDSLTKEETLPFTIQIYFSPTEVNITEISEGSFECLTEANPSANFIWSRSGQSLLQSAVRVEGAKLQLLSLNSDLNGLYQCEASNTYGSKHGRLYVHVASGACSAAWALFLVLLFLNVVGMAAWCFYKTGRFQSIL from the exons atgctACTACGAGAAGTCATGTCGCGCTATTTTCCCACGATTATATGTCGTTTGGCGATAATATCTGCGCTCCTGCTGACCAGAGAAACGAACA CTCTCCAGGTGATTGGTGGAAGTGTGACAGTGGTTCAAGGAGGCACTGCTATCTTACCGTGCCAAATCATCCacactgatgatgatttgaCGCAGATTACCTGGCAGAGGACAACCAGAGAAAAACCTCATAATGACAATTTTATCACTGTCCAACCAAGGGAAGGACCACGGTTTGTCAATGGACATGATGATCGATTTAAATATATCGGgaattttaacaacaaaaatggAACCCTCCAGTTATCCAGTGTTGCACTGAAGGATGAAGGCAGCTACACGTGCATCTTCACATTGTTTCCCAGTGGAAATCAGAAGACTGAGATACCTCTTATAGTGATTG TGCCTCCTTTCACAAGCGTCAAGGACAACCTTCCGACTTTGGGCACAGAAGAGGTTTTATTTGCTACCTGCACGGCTGCTGGATCGAAGCCTCCTGCTGAGGTGAGGTGGCTCACTGGTGCTTTGGGAGACAAAGTGAGGACGACAACAAACTCCATCAAGTATGATAACGGTACGACTACCACAGTCAGCTCTCTGTTTGGCGTACCTATGAGAGAGATTAATGGTCACCAGGTCCAGTGTGTCATTAGCGGTGACTCCCTGACTAAAGAAGAAACCCTGCCCTTCACCATACAGATCTACT TCTCTCCCACAGAAGTGAACATTACAGAGATTTCAGAGGGCTCATTTGAGTGTTTGACAGAAGCCAACCCAAGTGCAAACTTTATCTGGAGCAG ATCTGGCCAGTCTTTGCTGCAGTCTGCTGTAAGAGTGGAGGGTGCAAAACTACAACTGCTGAGTCTAAACTCCGATCTAAATGGCCTCTATCAGTGTGAAGCATCTAACACATATGGAAGTAAACACGGTCGGCTCTATGTGCATGTGGCATCAG GAGCATGCTCTGCAGCTTGGGCCTTAtttcttgttttgcttttcctGAATGTCGTTGGGATGGCAGCATGGTGCTTTTATAAAACTGGACGTTTTCAAAG CATCCTCTGA
- the LOC134646267 gene encoding nectin-4-like isoform X2: MLLREVMSRYFPTIICRLAIISALLLTRETNTLQVIGGSVTVVQGGTAILPCQIIHTDDDLTQITWQRTTREKPHNDNFITVQPREGPRFVNGHDDRFKYIGNFNNKNGTLQLSSVALKDEGSYTCIFTLFPSGNQKTEIPLIVIVPPFTSVKDNLPTLGTEEVLFATCTAAGSKPPAEVRWLTGALGDKVRTTTNSIKYDNGTTTTVSSLFGVPMREINGHQVQCVISGDSLTKEETLPFTIQIYFSPTEVNITEISEGSFECLTEANPSANFIWSRSGQSLLQSAVRVEGAKLQLLSLNSDLNGLYQCEASNTYGSKHGRLYVHVASGACSAAWALFLVLLFLNVVGMAAWCFYKTGRFQRFCWQNFSANEAADGRAEQEQQGEHPLTAVGACNGPHLD, encoded by the exons atgctACTACGAGAAGTCATGTCGCGCTATTTTCCCACGATTATATGTCGTTTGGCGATAATATCTGCGCTCCTGCTGACCAGAGAAACGAACA CTCTCCAGGTGATTGGTGGAAGTGTGACAGTGGTTCAAGGAGGCACTGCTATCTTACCGTGCCAAATCATCCacactgatgatgatttgaCGCAGATTACCTGGCAGAGGACAACCAGAGAAAAACCTCATAATGACAATTTTATCACTGTCCAACCAAGGGAAGGACCACGGTTTGTCAATGGACATGATGATCGATTTAAATATATCGGgaattttaacaacaaaaatggAACCCTCCAGTTATCCAGTGTTGCACTGAAGGATGAAGGCAGCTACACGTGCATCTTCACATTGTTTCCCAGTGGAAATCAGAAGACTGAGATACCTCTTATAGTGATTG TGCCTCCTTTCACAAGCGTCAAGGACAACCTTCCGACTTTGGGCACAGAAGAGGTTTTATTTGCTACCTGCACGGCTGCTGGATCGAAGCCTCCTGCTGAGGTGAGGTGGCTCACTGGTGCTTTGGGAGACAAAGTGAGGACGACAACAAACTCCATCAAGTATGATAACGGTACGACTACCACAGTCAGCTCTCTGTTTGGCGTACCTATGAGAGAGATTAATGGTCACCAGGTCCAGTGTGTCATTAGCGGTGACTCCCTGACTAAAGAAGAAACCCTGCCCTTCACCATACAGATCTACT TCTCTCCCACAGAAGTGAACATTACAGAGATTTCAGAGGGCTCATTTGAGTGTTTGACAGAAGCCAACCCAAGTGCAAACTTTATCTGGAGCAG ATCTGGCCAGTCTTTGCTGCAGTCTGCTGTAAGAGTGGAGGGTGCAAAACTACAACTGCTGAGTCTAAACTCCGATCTAAATGGCCTCTATCAGTGTGAAGCATCTAACACATATGGAAGTAAACACGGTCGGCTCTATGTGCATGTGGCATCAG GAGCATGCTCTGCAGCTTGGGCCTTAtttcttgttttgcttttcctGAATGTCGTTGGGATGGCAGCATGGTGCTTTTATAAAACTGGACGTTTTCAAAG gTTTTGTTGGCAGAATTTCTCAGCAAATGAAGCAGCAGATGGGAGAGCAGAGCAAGAACAGCAAGGAGAA CATCCTCTGACAGCTGTGGGCGCATGTAATGGACCACATCTGGACTGA
- the LOC134646267 gene encoding nectin-4-like isoform X5 has protein sequence MLLREVMSRYFPTIICRLAIISALLLTRETNTLQVIGGSVTVVQGGTAILPCQIIHTDDDLTQITWQRTTREKPHNDNFITVQPREGPRFVNGHDDRFKYIGNFNNKNGTLQLSSVALKDEGSYTCIFTLFPSGNQKTEIPLIVIVPPFTSVKDNLPTLGTEEVLFATCTAAGSKPPAEVRWLTGALGDKVRTTTNSIKYDNGTTTTVSSLFGVPMREINGHQVQCVISGDSLTKEETLPFTIQIYFSPTEVNITEISEGSFECLTEANPSANFIWSRSGQSLLQSAVRVEGAKLQLLSLNSDLNGLYQCEASNTYGSKHGRLYVHVASGFVGRISQQMKQQMGEQSKNSKENIL, from the exons atgctACTACGAGAAGTCATGTCGCGCTATTTTCCCACGATTATATGTCGTTTGGCGATAATATCTGCGCTCCTGCTGACCAGAGAAACGAACA CTCTCCAGGTGATTGGTGGAAGTGTGACAGTGGTTCAAGGAGGCACTGCTATCTTACCGTGCCAAATCATCCacactgatgatgatttgaCGCAGATTACCTGGCAGAGGACAACCAGAGAAAAACCTCATAATGACAATTTTATCACTGTCCAACCAAGGGAAGGACCACGGTTTGTCAATGGACATGATGATCGATTTAAATATATCGGgaattttaacaacaaaaatggAACCCTCCAGTTATCCAGTGTTGCACTGAAGGATGAAGGCAGCTACACGTGCATCTTCACATTGTTTCCCAGTGGAAATCAGAAGACTGAGATACCTCTTATAGTGATTG TGCCTCCTTTCACAAGCGTCAAGGACAACCTTCCGACTTTGGGCACAGAAGAGGTTTTATTTGCTACCTGCACGGCTGCTGGATCGAAGCCTCCTGCTGAGGTGAGGTGGCTCACTGGTGCTTTGGGAGACAAAGTGAGGACGACAACAAACTCCATCAAGTATGATAACGGTACGACTACCACAGTCAGCTCTCTGTTTGGCGTACCTATGAGAGAGATTAATGGTCACCAGGTCCAGTGTGTCATTAGCGGTGACTCCCTGACTAAAGAAGAAACCCTGCCCTTCACCATACAGATCTACT TCTCTCCCACAGAAGTGAACATTACAGAGATTTCAGAGGGCTCATTTGAGTGTTTGACAGAAGCCAACCCAAGTGCAAACTTTATCTGGAGCAG ATCTGGCCAGTCTTTGCTGCAGTCTGCTGTAAGAGTGGAGGGTGCAAAACTACAACTGCTGAGTCTAAACTCCGATCTAAATGGCCTCTATCAGTGTGAAGCATCTAACACATATGGAAGTAAACACGGTCGGCTCTATGTGCATGTGGCATCAG gTTTTGTTGGCAGAATTTCTCAGCAAATGAAGCAGCAGATGGGAGAGCAGAGCAAGAACAGCAAGGAGAA CATCCTCTGA
- the LOC134646267 gene encoding nectin-4-like isoform X3, with protein sequence MLLREVMSRYFPTIICRLAIISALLLTRETNTLQVIGGSVTVVQGGTAILPCQIIHTDDDLTQITWQRTTREKPHNDNFITVQPREGPRFVNGHDDRFKYIGNFNNKNGTLQLSSVALKDEGSYTCIFTLFPSGNQKTEIPLIVIVPPFTSVKDNLPTLGTEEVLFATCTAAGSKPPAEVRWLTGALGDKVRTTTNSIKYDNGTTTTVSSLFGVPMREINGHQVQCVISGDSLTKEETLPFTIQIYFSPTEVNITEISEGSFECLTEANPSANFIWSRSGQSLLQSAVRVEGAKLQLLSLNSDLNGLYQCEASNTYGSKHGRLYVHVASGFVGRISQQMKQQMGEQSKNSKEKSVTANLFQCVYNNVVSRLVRWNL encoded by the exons atgctACTACGAGAAGTCATGTCGCGCTATTTTCCCACGATTATATGTCGTTTGGCGATAATATCTGCGCTCCTGCTGACCAGAGAAACGAACA CTCTCCAGGTGATTGGTGGAAGTGTGACAGTGGTTCAAGGAGGCACTGCTATCTTACCGTGCCAAATCATCCacactgatgatgatttgaCGCAGATTACCTGGCAGAGGACAACCAGAGAAAAACCTCATAATGACAATTTTATCACTGTCCAACCAAGGGAAGGACCACGGTTTGTCAATGGACATGATGATCGATTTAAATATATCGGgaattttaacaacaaaaatggAACCCTCCAGTTATCCAGTGTTGCACTGAAGGATGAAGGCAGCTACACGTGCATCTTCACATTGTTTCCCAGTGGAAATCAGAAGACTGAGATACCTCTTATAGTGATTG TGCCTCCTTTCACAAGCGTCAAGGACAACCTTCCGACTTTGGGCACAGAAGAGGTTTTATTTGCTACCTGCACGGCTGCTGGATCGAAGCCTCCTGCTGAGGTGAGGTGGCTCACTGGTGCTTTGGGAGACAAAGTGAGGACGACAACAAACTCCATCAAGTATGATAACGGTACGACTACCACAGTCAGCTCTCTGTTTGGCGTACCTATGAGAGAGATTAATGGTCACCAGGTCCAGTGTGTCATTAGCGGTGACTCCCTGACTAAAGAAGAAACCCTGCCCTTCACCATACAGATCTACT TCTCTCCCACAGAAGTGAACATTACAGAGATTTCAGAGGGCTCATTTGAGTGTTTGACAGAAGCCAACCCAAGTGCAAACTTTATCTGGAGCAG ATCTGGCCAGTCTTTGCTGCAGTCTGCTGTAAGAGTGGAGGGTGCAAAACTACAACTGCTGAGTCTAAACTCCGATCTAAATGGCCTCTATCAGTGTGAAGCATCTAACACATATGGAAGTAAACACGGTCGGCTCTATGTGCATGTGGCATCAG gTTTTGTTGGCAGAATTTCTCAGCAAATGAAGCAGCAGATGGGAGAGCAGAGCAAGAACAGCAAGGAGAAGTCAGTAACAGCAAATTTGTTTCAGTGTGTTTACAACAATGTTGTTTCTCGTCTTGTCCGTTGGAACTTGTAG
- the LOC134646267 gene encoding nectin-4-like isoform X1 yields the protein MLLREVMSRYFPTIICRLAIISALLLTRETNTLQVIGGSVTVVQGGTAILPCQIIHTDDDLTQITWQRTTREKPHNDNFITVQPREGPRFVNGHDDRFKYIGNFNNKNGTLQLSSVALKDEGSYTCIFTLFPSGNQKTEIPLIVIVPPFTSVKDNLPTLGTEEVLFATCTAAGSKPPAEVRWLTGALGDKVRTTTNSIKYDNGTTTTVSSLFGVPMREINGHQVQCVISGDSLTKEETLPFTIQIYFSPTEVNITEISEGSFECLTEANPSANFIWSRSGQSLLQSAVRVEGAKLQLLSLNSDLNGLYQCEASNTYGSKHGRLYVHVASGACSAAWALFLVLLFLNVVGMAAWCFYKTGRFQRFCWQNFSANEAADGRAEQEQQGEVSNSKFVSVCLQQCCFSSCPLELVVNHSELFLTPQ from the exons atgctACTACGAGAAGTCATGTCGCGCTATTTTCCCACGATTATATGTCGTTTGGCGATAATATCTGCGCTCCTGCTGACCAGAGAAACGAACA CTCTCCAGGTGATTGGTGGAAGTGTGACAGTGGTTCAAGGAGGCACTGCTATCTTACCGTGCCAAATCATCCacactgatgatgatttgaCGCAGATTACCTGGCAGAGGACAACCAGAGAAAAACCTCATAATGACAATTTTATCACTGTCCAACCAAGGGAAGGACCACGGTTTGTCAATGGACATGATGATCGATTTAAATATATCGGgaattttaacaacaaaaatggAACCCTCCAGTTATCCAGTGTTGCACTGAAGGATGAAGGCAGCTACACGTGCATCTTCACATTGTTTCCCAGTGGAAATCAGAAGACTGAGATACCTCTTATAGTGATTG TGCCTCCTTTCACAAGCGTCAAGGACAACCTTCCGACTTTGGGCACAGAAGAGGTTTTATTTGCTACCTGCACGGCTGCTGGATCGAAGCCTCCTGCTGAGGTGAGGTGGCTCACTGGTGCTTTGGGAGACAAAGTGAGGACGACAACAAACTCCATCAAGTATGATAACGGTACGACTACCACAGTCAGCTCTCTGTTTGGCGTACCTATGAGAGAGATTAATGGTCACCAGGTCCAGTGTGTCATTAGCGGTGACTCCCTGACTAAAGAAGAAACCCTGCCCTTCACCATACAGATCTACT TCTCTCCCACAGAAGTGAACATTACAGAGATTTCAGAGGGCTCATTTGAGTGTTTGACAGAAGCCAACCCAAGTGCAAACTTTATCTGGAGCAG ATCTGGCCAGTCTTTGCTGCAGTCTGCTGTAAGAGTGGAGGGTGCAAAACTACAACTGCTGAGTCTAAACTCCGATCTAAATGGCCTCTATCAGTGTGAAGCATCTAACACATATGGAAGTAAACACGGTCGGCTCTATGTGCATGTGGCATCAG GAGCATGCTCTGCAGCTTGGGCCTTAtttcttgttttgcttttcctGAATGTCGTTGGGATGGCAGCATGGTGCTTTTATAAAACTGGACGTTTTCAAAG gTTTTGTTGGCAGAATTTCTCAGCAAATGAAGCAGCAGATGGGAGAGCAGAGCAAGAACAGCAAGGAGAAGTCAGTAACAGCAAATTTGTTTCAGTGTGTTTACAACAATGTTGTTTCTCGTCTTGTCCGTTGGAACTTGTAGTTAATCATtctgaattatttttaacaccaCAATAA